A DNA window from Aminipila luticellarii contains the following coding sequences:
- the pylD gene encoding 3-methylornithyl-N6-L-lysine dehydrogenase PylD encodes MTRLKTEWIEYMLEGMDEYNRQLKARTDMNLAELIKTTFHMKDEAFEQAKAVNKIAVIPITQGEGIIGSFSESVAAILESMGFEALVMEHTDIDGIYEASERGCDLLFFADDVRYLALNIKSGKVSDNNYATALGFIQGLQALMNKHGKDIHQEKILLIGYGIVGREAEKILAKEKIDFDIFDKDDTAIKGLPYPVLTERNQIKNYPYILDFTNEGEWLKKEFLHADLLYASPGVPYSMDEEAKTCFEERSIHDNLEIGTAVMLGQILAD; translated from the coding sequence ATGACCAGATTAAAGACAGAGTGGATTGAATATATGCTGGAAGGCATGGATGAATACAACAGGCAGCTGAAAGCCAGAACGGATATGAATCTGGCGGAGCTGATCAAAACGACCTTTCATATGAAAGACGAAGCCTTTGAACAGGCCAAAGCAGTGAATAAGATTGCCGTGATTCCCATCACGCAGGGAGAAGGGATCATCGGCTCTTTCAGTGAATCTGTGGCAGCCATTCTTGAATCCATGGGGTTTGAAGCCTTGGTAATGGAGCATACGGATATTGACGGGATTTATGAAGCCAGCGAAAGAGGCTGTGACCTATTGTTCTTTGCAGATGATGTCCGGTATCTGGCACTGAATATAAAAAGCGGGAAGGTATCGGATAACAATTATGCTACCGCTTTGGGGTTTATCCAAGGGCTTCAGGCCTTAATGAACAAGCATGGAAAAGATATTCATCAGGAAAAAATTCTTCTGATTGGATATGGCATCGTAGGCAGGGAAGCAGAAAAGATTCTGGCAAAAGAAAAGATTGATTTTGATATATTTGACAAGGATGATACCGCAATAAAGGGGTTACCTTATCCGGTACTGACAGAAAGAAATCAGATCAAGAATTATCCCTATATATTAGACTTTACAAACGAAGGCGAATGGCTGAAAAAAGAATTTCTTCACGCAGATCTTTTATATGCCAGCCCCGGTGTGCCGTATTCCATGGATGAGGAAGCAAAGACCTGCTTTGAGGAACGATCCATTCATGACAATCTGGAAATCGGCACAGCTGTTATGCTGGGACAGATCTTAGCCGATTAA
- the pylSc gene encoding pyrrolysine--tRNA(Pyl) ligase large subunit has protein sequence MEKFTVTQRERIGELNGTTERMELEFETIEDRDRSFREMETSMVKESRAKIRTLLHEKHVTGTVETGRKLEQWLTGEGFTKVETPTIITKKMLAQMTIDEGHKLNDQVFWLDSKKCLRPMLAPNLYVVMRELKRMTNEPVKIFEIGSCFRKESQGAQHMNEFTMLNCVELAYVEDGQQLEELKRLAHAAMAQLGVPKEEYRLVVEESVVYGSTVDIEINGLEVASGSYGPHFLDSQWGVFDTWVGIGFGIERLTMALSGSKTIKRYGKSISFIDGQPLNI, from the coding sequence ATGGAAAAGTTCACGGTTACACAGCGGGAAAGAATTGGGGAATTGAACGGAACGACAGAGAGGATGGAACTGGAATTTGAGACCATCGAGGACAGAGACCGTTCTTTCAGGGAAATGGAAACATCTATGGTGAAGGAGAGCCGGGCGAAGATTCGAACGCTTCTCCATGAAAAACATGTGACCGGAACCGTAGAGACCGGAAGAAAGCTGGAACAGTGGCTTACGGGCGAAGGCTTTACCAAGGTGGAGACTCCCACTATCATAACCAAAAAAATGCTGGCTCAGATGACCATTGACGAAGGCCATAAATTAAACGATCAGGTTTTCTGGCTGGACAGCAAAAAATGCCTGAGACCTATGCTGGCACCGAATCTTTATGTGGTCATGAGAGAACTAAAACGGATGACCAATGAACCGGTAAAAATTTTTGAAATCGGATCATGCTTTCGCAAGGAATCTCAGGGGGCTCAGCACATGAATGAGTTTACCATGCTCAACTGTGTGGAACTGGCTTATGTGGAGGACGGGCAGCAGCTTGAGGAATTGAAAAGGCTGGCTCATGCGGCGATGGCGCAGCTTGGTGTTCCAAAAGAGGAATATCGTTTGGTGGTGGAAGAATCTGTGGTATACGGCAGTACGGTGGATATTGAAATCAATGGATTGGAAGTAGCCTCCGGTTCCTATGGACCGCATTTTTTAGACAGCCAGTGGGGCGTATTCGACACTTGGGTAGGCATTGGTTTTGGCATAGAGCGGCTGACCATGGCTCTTTCCGGGAGCAAAACGATTAAGCGTTACGGGAAAAGTATCTCCTTTATAGACGGACAGCCGTTAAATATATAA
- the pylC gene encoding 3-methylornithine--L-lysine ligase PylC, which produces MKIAIIGGKLQGTEAVYLAKLAGIQSILIDRNSSAPASGICDRFVCGDIVQKEQKVIDAMKEADFVLPANENDLVLKAVREICEEENLKLAFDFNAYEITSSKIKSDKLFHRNHIPAPLYYPQGKAPYIIKPSGESGSVGVLLAETEQQAEAFLRNRADRENWIAEEYLEGPSYSIEVIGNEKEYRTYTVTQIHMDSVYDCCKVTAPCPELTEVQKEEFSRLGITLAKLIHLNGIMDVEVILHEGQLKVLEIDARIPSQTPVAVYYSSGVNLLSELADMVLYGSFCREKRDDGRYCAYEHYKLEQGEILQEGEHMMSSAEPLHLMEGAFGSDVILSDYAEGCSQFKGIFVNSASDPEQLEEKRASVAARLKQLP; this is translated from the coding sequence ATGAAAATAGCAATAATAGGCGGAAAACTGCAAGGGACAGAGGCCGTATATTTGGCCAAGCTTGCCGGCATACAGAGCATTTTAATCGACCGGAACTCCAGTGCTCCCGCTTCCGGTATATGTGATCGGTTCGTATGCGGCGACATTGTTCAAAAGGAGCAGAAGGTCATCGATGCCATGAAAGAGGCTGATTTTGTATTGCCGGCCAATGAGAACGATCTGGTTTTAAAAGCGGTAAGAGAAATCTGTGAAGAAGAGAATCTAAAGCTCGCCTTTGATTTTAATGCGTATGAGATTACGTCCTCAAAGATCAAATCCGATAAGCTTTTTCACCGGAACCACATACCGGCTCCTCTTTATTATCCTCAGGGAAAAGCACCCTACATAATAAAGCCTTCCGGCGAAAGCGGTTCCGTCGGCGTGCTGCTGGCGGAAACGGAACAGCAGGCAGAGGCATTTTTAAGGAACCGGGCGGACAGAGAAAACTGGATTGCAGAGGAATATCTGGAAGGGCCGTCTTATTCCATAGAAGTAATTGGAAATGAGAAGGAATACAGAACGTACACAGTAACGCAGATTCATATGGATTCTGTTTACGACTGCTGTAAGGTGACAGCACCTTGTCCGGAATTGACGGAGGTTCAGAAAGAGGAATTTTCAAGGCTTGGTATCACCCTTGCCAAGCTGATTCATCTGAACGGGATCATGGATGTGGAGGTAATCCTGCACGAGGGTCAGCTCAAGGTGTTGGAAATCGATGCGAGGATTCCCAGTCAGACCCCTGTGGCCGTTTACTATTCCTCCGGCGTAAATCTGCTTTCCGAACTGGCAGATATGGTGCTGTATGGCAGTTTCTGCCGGGAAAAGCGTGATGACGGAAGGTATTGTGCATATGAACACTATAAATTAGAGCAGGGAGAAATCCTTCAGGAAGGGGAGCATATGATGAGCAGTGCAGAACCCTTGCACCTTATGGAAGGCGCCTTTGGATCGGATGTGATTCTCTCAGATTATGCGGAAGGGTGCAGTCAATTCAAAGGGATTTTTGTCAACAGTGCCTCCGACCCGGAGCAGCTGGAAGAAAAACGGGCATCCGTGGCCGCTCGGCTAAAACAGTTACCATAA
- the pylB gene encoding methylornithine synthase PylB, with protein sequence MLDLRKRNFTKAELVQMLSEEDPEELDILFDTARTIREDVQGDKIFAYGFVYFTTFCKNNCNFCYYRKSNNIERYRKTPEEILATSKELIDSGVNLIDLTMGEDPEYRREEFNTVADIIRTIKKEYDTPVMISPGVVEKHIIDKLAEAGADWYALYQETHNRELFKKLRVGQDYDERMNAKLYAKERGMYIEEGLLAGIGESSQDIADSLLTMGQMGAKQVRVMSFVPQEGSPMESCQTPDRTEELKIIALMRILYPHALIPASLDVDGIGGLKDRIRAGANLITSIIPPRSGFMGVAQNTMDVDEGGRTVEEARNILSEMGLRIASKEEYKRFIREEMR encoded by the coding sequence ATGCTAGATTTAAGAAAAAGAAATTTTACAAAAGCGGAACTGGTACAGATGCTAAGCGAGGAGGATCCGGAGGAGCTGGATATTCTCTTTGATACGGCACGTACAATCCGGGAGGATGTGCAGGGCGATAAGATTTTTGCCTATGGCTTTGTGTATTTTACCACCTTCTGTAAAAACAACTGCAATTTCTGCTATTACAGAAAATCCAACAACATTGAACGGTATCGAAAGACCCCTGAAGAAATTCTTGCCACCTCTAAGGAGTTGATTGATTCCGGGGTAAATCTCATCGACTTGACTATGGGAGAGGATCCGGAATACCGCCGGGAAGAATTTAACACCGTGGCTGACATCATCAGAACGATTAAAAAGGAATACGATACGCCGGTCATGATTTCTCCCGGAGTGGTAGAAAAGCACATCATAGATAAGCTGGCGGAGGCCGGAGCCGATTGGTATGCCTTATATCAGGAAACCCACAACAGAGAGCTTTTTAAGAAGCTGAGGGTGGGCCAGGACTATGATGAACGGATGAATGCCAAGCTGTATGCAAAGGAAAGAGGCATGTACATAGAAGAAGGACTGCTGGCCGGTATCGGTGAAAGCAGTCAGGACATTGCCGATTCTTTGCTGACCATGGGACAGATGGGGGCAAAACAGGTTCGTGTGATGAGCTTTGTCCCGCAGGAGGGAAGTCCTATGGAAAGCTGTCAGACTCCTGATCGAACGGAAGAATTGAAAATTATAGCTTTAATGCGAATTTTGTATCCTCACGCACTGATTCCCGCGTCTCTGGATGTGGATGGAATCGGCGGACTAAAAGATCGGATTCGGGCAGGAGCGAATTTGATTACCTCTATCATACCGCCCCGGTCGGGATTCATGGGCGTGGCTCAAAATACCATGGATGTGGATGAAGGCGGAAGAACCGTAGAAGAAGCCAGAAATATTTTGTCTGAAATGGGGCTGCGCATTGCTTCAAAAGAGGAATATAAAAGGTTTATCCGTGAGGAAATGAGATGA
- a CDS encoding ASKHA domain-containing protein translates to MKITFLPQALTGEAEEGETILQAAIKAGASIDGNCAGMGTCGKCKVKVLSGNKEVCRDPHRKLSEQEIEQGVRLACCQPVSDGMVVEIPDSETTAARKKRLICLPEGFVRNAAVKKIFLSVPKASLLDQRSDEVRIREVLDKEELTFSGSVLRHMPKVLKESRDVTLTIRNNRVLYIEAGDKAKENYGVAVDIGTTTVVVLLWNLETGELVQAESGTNPQGAYGADVISRITYAMEQVENLETLHQAILQYINKAVEKFQKEAEIDPEHIYQYVVVGNTTMSHLFLGVDPSQLAASPFAPVFTGSVQIKAEELGLKANKNAVVYLAANIAGHVGSDITAGIITTDLMDCNKGHLFIDIGTNGEIVLTGKGRAVACSTAAGPAFEGSSVKQGMRAAGGAIERVELSEEEVQIAVIGGGKPIGICGSGIIDALGEMLRFGIVDKSGRLLSGEKLAKKGVCEKLAERVRPSEKGSEFVLYFSPDGKSDVVLSQKDVREVQLAKAAISAGISILMKEAGISADDLERISIAGAFGSYIRNTSAIHVGLLPPIEEDKIVSLGNSAGIGASMMLLSAACLAASERAAGNIEHIELAAREDFQEEYMAAMMF, encoded by the coding sequence ATGAAAATAACTTTTTTACCTCAGGCTTTGACAGGCGAAGCGGAGGAAGGGGAAACAATCCTTCAAGCTGCTATAAAAGCCGGTGCCAGTATAGACGGAAATTGTGCGGGAATGGGAACCTGCGGAAAATGTAAAGTCAAAGTCCTGTCCGGGAATAAAGAGGTCTGCCGGGATCCTCACCGCAAGCTTTCTGAACAGGAAATAGAGCAGGGGGTTCGGCTGGCCTGCTGCCAGCCTGTTTCCGATGGAATGGTCGTTGAAATCCCTGATTCAGAGACCACTGCGGCAAGAAAAAAGAGACTGATATGTCTGCCGGAGGGATTTGTGCGGAACGCTGCTGTAAAAAAGATCTTTCTATCCGTTCCTAAGGCTTCCCTTTTGGATCAGAGGAGCGATGAGGTACGGATCAGAGAGGTATTGGACAAAGAGGAATTGACCTTTAGCGGTTCTGTATTGCGCCATATGCCAAAGGTACTGAAAGAGAGCAGGGACGTGACACTGACCATCCGAAACAACCGGGTCCTATATATAGAGGCAGGCGATAAGGCGAAGGAAAATTACGGAGTCGCGGTAGATATTGGAACAACTACGGTGGTTGTCCTGCTTTGGAATCTGGAAACGGGTGAACTGGTTCAGGCAGAATCCGGTACAAATCCACAGGGCGCCTATGGAGCAGATGTTATTTCCAGAATAACGTATGCAATGGAACAAGTGGAAAATTTGGAGACCCTCCATCAGGCAATCCTTCAGTATATCAATAAAGCAGTGGAGAAATTCCAAAAAGAAGCCGAAATTGATCCGGAGCATATCTATCAATATGTGGTCGTAGGCAATACGACCATGAGCCACCTGTTCCTTGGGGTGGATCCGTCTCAGTTGGCGGCGTCTCCTTTCGCACCGGTCTTTACCGGAAGCGTTCAAATAAAAGCAGAGGAATTGGGACTTAAAGCAAACAAAAATGCGGTAGTGTATTTGGCGGCCAATATAGCAGGGCATGTAGGCTCGGATATTACGGCGGGGATTATAACAACGGATCTGATGGACTGTAATAAGGGCCACCTTTTTATCGATATCGGAACCAATGGAGAAATCGTGCTGACCGGAAAGGGTAGGGCGGTAGCGTGTTCTACAGCCGCCGGACCGGCCTTTGAAGGAAGCTCTGTGAAACAGGGAATGAGAGCGGCCGGCGGAGCCATAGAGCGGGTGGAGCTTTCAGAGGAGGAGGTTCAGATCGCTGTGATTGGAGGTGGAAAGCCTATCGGAATCTGCGGTTCCGGTATCATCGATGCGCTTGGAGAAATGCTCCGGTTTGGAATCGTAGATAAATCCGGCAGACTGCTTTCCGGAGAGAAGCTGGCGAAAAAAGGCGTTTGTGAAAAACTGGCAGAACGTGTAAGGCCGAGTGAAAAGGGCAGTGAATTTGTACTCTATTTCAGCCCCGACGGAAAAAGTGATGTGGTTCTTTCTCAAAAAGACGTGCGGGAGGTTCAGCTGGCTAAGGCGGCTATTTCTGCGGGCATCTCCATTCTAATGAAGGAAGCGGGCATATCTGCTGATGATTTAGAGCGAATAAGCATTGCCGGTGCCTTTGGCAGTTACATCCGAAACACCAGTGCCATACATGTAGGGCTCCTTCCTCCCATAGAGGAGGATAAAATTGTGTCTCTGGGAAACTCGGCGGGAATTGGGGCATCCATGATGTTATTGTCGGCAGCTTGTCTGGCCGCCTCTGAGCGGGCCGCCGGAAACATTGAGCATATAGAATTGGCTGCAAGGGAGGATTTTCAGGAGGAGTATATGGCCGCCATGATGTTTTAA
- a CDS encoding cobalamin B12-binding domain-containing protein, with translation MEKQELLDKAKEAIVDADEEEAFHLILEAENQKLDLLDLLLLGFGAGNQEIGDRFDRGLLSLPELIYAAEVMKNVTNRILGILNSDGREACSFSAKGTILLATVAGDIHDIGKGIVASTLRTAGFEVIDLGCEVPVESILEEAKKRRVDIIGTSALLTSTMIEQKKLEKLLVETGEKKNFRTMVGGAPCTPRWAKKIGADGYSEDAVEAVKVAAKLIEEKWKK, from the coding sequence TTGGAAAAGCAGGAATTGTTAGATAAAGCAAAAGAAGCCATTGTAGATGCTGATGAGGAAGAAGCATTTCATTTGATTCTTGAAGCTGAAAATCAGAAACTGGATCTGTTGGATCTCCTGCTGCTGGGATTTGGTGCAGGAAATCAGGAAATTGGCGATCGTTTTGACCGGGGACTTTTATCCCTTCCTGAGTTGATTTATGCCGCTGAAGTAATGAAGAACGTGACCAACAGGATTTTAGGCATACTAAATTCGGATGGGAGAGAGGCTTGTTCCTTTTCGGCAAAGGGCACCATATTGCTTGCAACTGTGGCCGGTGATATCCACGACATCGGAAAAGGCATTGTTGCTTCCACCTTAAGAACCGCCGGCTTTGAAGTCATCGATCTGGGCTGTGAGGTTCCGGTAGAAAGCATATTGGAAGAGGCTAAGAAAAGAAGAGTGGACATTATCGGAACAAGTGCGCTGCTTACTTCTACCATGATTGAACAAAAGAAACTGGAAAAGCTTTTAGTTGAAACCGGAGAAAAGAAAAATTTCCGGACCATGGTGGGGGGAGCACCCTGCACACCGAGGTGGGCAAAAAAAATCGGAGCGGACGGATACAGTGAAGATGCGGTGGAGGCGGTGAAGGTCGCCGCTAAACTGATCGAGGAAAAATGGAAAAAATAA
- a CDS encoding cobalamin B12-binding domain-containing protein — protein sequence MSKEAILEAAKQSIIEADEDMAMEALANAEAEGIDPIELLGSGYSAGMKELGDLFGMGEVFLPELIFATEVMKQVTADIESKMDMTSVKSKGTFIIGTVEGDVHDIGKGIVASLVKTNGVEVYDLGREVPAQKFVDAAMEHNAQFVGSSALLTTTMTVQKDIEEALKAAGIRDKVKTLVGGAPVTNRWAEKIGADAYCEDASDTVNFILKWIDEL from the coding sequence ATGAGTAAAGAAGCAATACTAGAAGCGGCAAAGCAGTCCATTATTGAAGCGGACGAAGACATGGCCATGGAAGCACTGGCAAATGCCGAAGCGGAAGGAATTGACCCGATTGAGTTACTCGGCAGCGGATACAGTGCGGGCATGAAGGAATTGGGAGACCTTTTCGGAATGGGAGAGGTCTTTCTGCCGGAGCTGATTTTTGCCACAGAGGTGATGAAGCAAGTGACCGCTGATATTGAAAGCAAAATGGATATGACATCCGTGAAATCCAAGGGTACTTTCATAATCGGTACGGTAGAAGGCGATGTACACGACATTGGAAAAGGGATCGTGGCGTCGCTGGTGAAAACGAATGGGGTCGAAGTATACGATCTGGGAAGAGAAGTACCGGCTCAGAAGTTCGTAGATGCCGCCATGGAGCACAATGCGCAGTTCGTAGGAAGCAGTGCGCTGCTTACCACCACCATGACGGTTCAGAAGGATATCGAGGAAGCATTAAAAGCGGCTGGTATCCGGGATAAGGTAAAGACTCTGGTGGGAGGTGCTCCGGTGACCAATCGCTGGGCAGAGAAAATCGGTGCGGACGCATACTGTGAGGATGCTTCCGATACGGTAAACTTTATTTTGAAATGGATTGATGAGCTGTAA